Within the Paludisphaera rhizosphaerae genome, the region GCCTACGGGCTGCGGGCCGTGGAACGTCGCCACGGCCTCCGCACGACTTCGCTTATGGGGATGACGGCGGCCTTCGTCTTTGCGGCCCAGATGGTCAACTTCCCCGTCGGGCCGGGCGTCTCGGGGCACCTCCTGGGAGGCGTGCTCGCGGCGGTCCTGCTCGGCCCTTGGGCCGGGGCGGTCGTCATCGCGGCCGTCCTGCTCGTCCAGTGCCTGCTGTTCCAGGACGGCGGCGTGACCGCCCTCGGGGCGAACTTCGTCAACATGGGCCTCGTCGGGGCGGTCGGCGGCTACGCGGTCTACGACGCGATACGCAGGGCGGTCGGAGCACGCCGCGGCGTGCTCATCGGGTCGATGGCCGCGGCCTGGTTCTCGGTGCTGCTCGCCGCCGGGGCGTTCACGGTCGAGCTCGCCGCCGGTGGGGGAAAATCCCAGTTCCTTAGCGTGCTGAGCTGGATGGCCCTGGTCCACGCCGTCATCGGCGTGGGCGAGGCCCTCATCACGGGCCTCGTCGTGCGATTCGTCCTGCTGACGCGGCCCGAAATCGTCGCCGACCTCGTGGGCGGCGAGGGGTCCGACGGGTCGTCGCCGTCCAAGACGCCGCGGTGGCTCTCCACGACGGCGGCGGGCCTGGCCGCCGCGTTGGCGGTCTCCGTCTTCCTCGCCCCGTTCGCGAGCGAGTTCCCCGACGGCCTCGAATACGTCGGCGGCAAGCTGGGCTTCCTGCCCCAGGGCGACGCCCCGCCCCTGCTCGCCGCCCCCATGCCCGACTACCAGGCCCCGCTGCCGGGGCTCGACTACGCGAAGGCCGCGACGGCCCTCGCGGGGGCCGCGGGGACCTTGGTCGTGTTCGCGTTCGCCTGGACCCTGGCCAAGGTCTTCCCACGGGCCCAGGCGTAGCCGAGGGCCTCGACCGAGGCGAGGCGGCGTCCCGACGGCTACGCGTTCCGCTTCCCCGGCGAGATGTTCGAGCAGCTCGCCCGCATCGTCGCCATGGAACGCCGCTGCTGCTCCTTTCTCCGCTTCACCCTCACCTCCGAACCCGGCGACGGCCCGGTCTGGCTGGAGCTGAACGGCCCGCCCGAATCGAAGAGCTTCCTGGCCGCCTTCTGGGAATAAGGACGTCGCAGCACGAGGAATCGCCATCGGCGGACGCTGGGTTGACATCGCAAGGTCCGGCCGGGAGCATGGAGGCTTCTCCGAAGCCTCCCGACTTCTTCCTCGGCCCCGATGCCCACGCCTCCGCCCGTCACCTTCCTGAGTCGGTCACGCCACCGGATGAGAATCCTGGCCGTGGTCGTGCTCGGCCTCGCCGTCTCGGGCGGGCCCGCGGCGGGCGCCTCGCTGCACGCGACCGCGGCGGAGTCGGACGGGGAAGACGGCGGGCCGCATTCCTGCTGCTGCGGCACCCGCTGCCGGGGGGCCTCCTGCTGCTGCGGGCCGAAGAAGTCGAAGAAGCCTTCCCATCGCGAGTCGGCCCCGGCCTCCCCGCCAAGCTCGGGCGACACCGGCCCCTGCATGGGGGCCGCACCGTGCGGGGACCCCGCCGTACCGACGGCGACGTTCGCGGGGCCCGCGGCGAAGGCCGCCGTCCTGCTCAGGCATCCGGGCCTGCGTGACCATCGGACCGGCGGCCGCCTCCGCTCGGCCCCCCCTTCCTTGAGCCTCCCAGC harbors:
- a CDS encoding energy-coupling factor ABC transporter permease, with protein sequence MHIPDGLMDGRVAAATTLVAACGLAYGLRAVERRHGLRTTSLMGMTAAFVFAAQMVNFPVGPGVSGHLLGGVLAAVLLGPWAGAVVIAAVLLVQCLLFQDGGVTALGANFVNMGLVGAVGGYAVYDAIRRAVGARRGVLIGSMAAAWFSVLLAAGAFTVELAAGGGKSQFLSVLSWMALVHAVIGVGEALITGLVVRFVLLTRPEIVADLVGGEGSDGSSPSKTPRWLSTTAAGLAAALAVSVFLAPFASEFPDGLEYVGGKLGFLPQGDAPPLLAAPMPDYQAPLPGLDYAKAATALAGAAGTLVVFAFAWTLAKVFPRAQA